The following are encoded together in the Pseudodesulfovibrio indicus genome:
- a CDS encoding universal stress protein → MFKDIIVGVTPTGIDACAVKAAIRFAERFESQLYLTHVAGMEQGWGSIEHLAPSGETDQIGTKIREMYAEYLGITPGAQVVVVPGIPHSELLRLARQKNTDLIVMGPHTQEYEEKRSKMWGMAGSTLERVSQRARCPVMIVHKEVECKDPLFENIVVATDFSDQAECAVAYGGQMARQYKAKLTVMHVCEPGGQGRNECLARLEHDYGPRLDGVVGVDFKAAAGEPAMEILLAARQSGADLVIMAHHSKESDPEKAFLGSTVTQVALNAPCPTMSVNRHFDLRCGLMYDQTGQVAKAEALV, encoded by the coding sequence ATGTTCAAGGATATCATTGTGGGAGTCACGCCCACCGGCATCGATGCGTGCGCGGTCAAGGCGGCCATCCGGTTCGCCGAGCGTTTCGAATCCCAGCTCTATTTGACCCATGTGGCGGGTATGGAGCAGGGATGGGGCTCCATCGAGCACCTGGCGCCGTCGGGCGAGACAGATCAGATCGGGACCAAGATCCGGGAGATGTACGCCGAGTACCTCGGCATCACGCCGGGCGCGCAGGTCGTGGTCGTACCGGGCATCCCGCACAGCGAGCTGTTGCGGTTGGCGAGGCAGAAGAACACGGACCTCATCGTCATGGGGCCGCATACCCAGGAGTATGAGGAAAAGCGGTCCAAGATGTGGGGCATGGCGGGCAGCACCCTTGAGCGCGTCAGTCAGCGCGCCCGCTGCCCGGTGATGATCGTGCACAAGGAGGTCGAGTGCAAGGACCCGCTGTTCGAGAACATCGTGGTCGCCACCGACTTCTCGGACCAGGCCGAGTGCGCCGTAGCCTACGGCGGCCAGATGGCCCGCCAGTACAAGGCCAAGCTGACCGTCATGCACGTCTGCGAACCGGGCGGTCAGGGGCGCAACGAGTGCCTGGCCAGGCTGGAGCACGACTACGGGCCGCGTCTGGACGGGGTCGTCGGCGTGGACTTCAAGGCCGCAGCGGGCGAGCCCGCCATGGAGATCCTGCTCGCGGCCCGGCAGAGCGGGGCGGACCTGGTGATCATGGCCCACCACTCCAAGGAGAGCGATCCGGAGAAGGCGTTCCTCGGCTCCACCGTCACCCAGGTGGCGCTGAACGCCCCGTGCCCGACCATGAGCGTCAACCGGCACTTCGACCTGCGCTGCGGCCTGATGTACGACCAGACCGGCCAGGTGGCCAAGGCCGAGGCCCTGGTCTAG
- a CDS encoding sensor histidine kinase gives MSLARASRVVLLGQYAYPASCLAVGAMVWMRGAVGDPLALGAAILIALGTWVLLRASTRWLADASAEQEEMNSQLIQSQRVMALGELSTGIAHEINNPLNIILQEAELMRYNLAGTPDRETLDEVRAGIDVIYAQVSRCSDITHKLLDLARKRKPVSQYANINRLVEDMLELVEREARPKNIRIHRKLDPQLPGLMSDPPLLRQVLLNLLINAVQAVGEDGNITITTFPMGNVVCAKIRDSGPGIAPEHMDRLFNPFFTTKAPGEGTGLGLSVSLRIMNELGGDIVVDSRPGQGAAFTLRIPMKSQRGAQ, from the coding sequence ATGAGCCTCGCCCGCGCCAGCCGCGTCGTGCTGCTCGGACAGTACGCATATCCCGCTTCCTGCCTGGCCGTCGGGGCCATGGTCTGGATGCGCGGGGCCGTCGGGGATCCCCTCGCCCTCGGCGCTGCCATTTTGATCGCCCTGGGGACATGGGTATTGCTCCGGGCCTCGACGCGCTGGTTAGCGGACGCCTCCGCGGAACAGGAAGAGATGAACAGCCAGCTCATCCAATCGCAGAGGGTCATGGCCCTGGGCGAACTGTCCACGGGCATCGCCCACGAGATCAACAACCCGCTGAACATCATCCTCCAGGAGGCGGAGCTGATGCGCTACAACCTGGCCGGGACCCCGGACAGGGAGACCCTGGACGAGGTCAGGGCGGGCATCGACGTCATCTACGCCCAGGTGTCCCGCTGCTCGGACATCACCCACAAGCTCCTGGACCTGGCCCGCAAGCGCAAGCCCGTGTCCCAGTATGCGAACATCAATCGGCTGGTGGAGGACATGCTGGAGCTGGTGGAGCGCGAGGCGCGGCCCAAGAACATCCGCATCCACCGCAAGCTGGACCCGCAACTGCCCGGGCTGATGAGCGACCCGCCCCTGCTGCGCCAGGTGCTCCTGAACCTGCTCATCAATGCGGTCCAGGCCGTGGGAGAGGACGGGAACATCACCATCACGACCTTCCCCATGGGAAACGTGGTCTGCGCCAAGATCAGGGACAGCGGACCGGGCATCGCCCCGGAGCACATGGACCGGCTGTTCAACCCGTTTTTCACCACCAAGGCCCCCGGCGAGGGCACCGGGCTGGGCCTGTCGGTCAGCCTGCGCATCATGAACGAACTGGGCGGGGACATCGTTGTCGATTCCCGGCCCGGCCAGGGCGCTGCCTTCACCCTGCGCATCCCCATGAAATCCCAACGAGGTGCACAATGA
- a CDS encoding response regulator, which yields MTNKARILVVDDEDRFRQSLSRLLKAEGFPVEEARDGLDALNKLATNEFDVVLLDMKMPGMSGAETFNEMQLQGFDVETVCLTGHTSISDAMKLLQNGVFDYLLKPASMPEIIQTVQRAMERKLLRHGEIGVTELIDGSASR from the coding sequence ATGACGAACAAGGCGAGAATACTCGTGGTCGACGACGAGGACCGTTTCCGGCAATCCCTGAGCCGCCTGCTCAAGGCCGAGGGGTTCCCGGTGGAAGAGGCCCGCGACGGCCTGGACGCCCTGAACAAGCTGGCCACCAACGAATTCGACGTGGTGCTGCTGGACATGAAAATGCCCGGCATGTCCGGGGCCGAAACCTTCAACGAAATGCAGCTCCAGGGGTTCGACGTGGAGACCGTCTGCCTGACGGGCCACACCTCCATCAGCGACGCCATGAAGCTGCTCCAGAACGGCGTCTTCGACTACCTGCTCAAGCCCGCGTCCATGCCGGAGATCATCCAGACGGTGCAGCGGGCCATGGAGCGCAAGCTCCTGCGGCACGGGGAGATCGGCGTCACGGAACTGATAGACGGGTCGGCGTCGCGCTGA
- a CDS encoding (Fe-S)-binding protein, producing the protein MAEAAELLIEPKRSELVEKVKELLPEGGNLSMCLACGACASGCPATGMHGMDPRKFLRLALWGQEEEIRSTPWVWLCTMCRRCVHACPMEVDIPQLVYHCRQSWPREERPKGILGSCEQALATSGNSAMGASSEDFKFVVEDVLEEVRETQPGMENLEVSVDRKGAYYFLNQNSREPVTEPDEMVPLWKILNLVGADWTYSTKGWAAENYCMFLADDESWEKVIRNKAAAVEELGCKVWLNTEUGHEFYAVRAGLQKFNVEHSFGMESIIRLYARWIREGKLPVNSDWNKELGVTFTVQDPCQLVRKSLHDPVAEDLRFVVKSVVGEENFIDMWPNRSNNYCCGGGGGFLQSGFAEERRQYGKIKLEQILRTKADYCIAPCHNCHSQIHDLSEHFEAGFPVVHLWTLICLSLGILGENEREYLGDDLKEVGL; encoded by the coding sequence ATGGCCGAAGCTGCGGAACTGCTCATCGAACCCAAGCGGTCGGAATTGGTTGAGAAGGTCAAGGAACTGCTGCCCGAGGGCGGCAACCTGAGCATGTGCCTGGCCTGCGGGGCCTGCGCATCCGGGTGTCCGGCCACGGGCATGCACGGCATGGACCCGCGCAAGTTCCTCCGGCTCGCCCTGTGGGGACAGGAGGAGGAGATTCGATCCACGCCGTGGGTCTGGCTGTGCACCATGTGCCGACGGTGCGTCCATGCCTGTCCCATGGAGGTTGACATCCCCCAGCTCGTCTACCACTGCCGCCAGTCCTGGCCCCGCGAGGAGCGCCCCAAGGGCATCCTCGGCTCCTGCGAGCAGGCCCTGGCCACCTCGGGCAACAGCGCCATGGGCGCGTCCAGCGAGGACTTCAAGTTCGTGGTCGAGGACGTTCTGGAGGAGGTCCGTGAAACCCAGCCCGGCATGGAGAACCTGGAGGTTTCCGTCGACCGGAAGGGGGCCTACTACTTTCTGAACCAGAACTCGCGCGAACCGGTGACCGAGCCGGACGAGATGGTCCCGCTGTGGAAGATACTGAACCTGGTGGGCGCGGACTGGACCTACTCCACCAAGGGGTGGGCGGCCGAGAACTACTGCATGTTCCTGGCCGACGACGAGTCCTGGGAAAAGGTGATCCGCAACAAGGCCGCGGCGGTGGAGGAGCTGGGGTGCAAGGTCTGGCTCAACACCGAGTGAGGACACGAATTCTACGCGGTCCGGGCCGGACTGCAAAAGTTCAACGTCGAGCACAGCTTCGGCATGGAGTCCATCATCCGCCTGTACGCCAGGTGGATTCGCGAGGGCAAGCTGCCCGTCAATTCCGACTGGAACAAGGAACTGGGCGTGACCTTCACGGTCCAGGACCCCTGCCAGCTGGTGCGCAAGTCCCTGCACGACCCGGTGGCCGAGGACCTGCGCTTCGTGGTCAAATCCGTGGTGGGCGAGGAAAACTTCATCGACATGTGGCCGAACAGGTCCAACAACTACTGCTGCGGCGGAGGCGGCGGGTTCCTGCAATCCGGGTTTGCCGAGGAGCGTCGGCAATACGGGAAGATCAAGCTGGAGCAGATCCTGCGCACCAAGGCGGACTACTGCATCGCCCCCTGCCACAACTGCCATTCCCAGATCCACGATCTCAGCGAACACTTCGAGGCGGGGTTCCCGGTGGTCCATCTGTGGACCCTCATCTGCCTCTCCCTGGGCATCCTGGGCGAGAACGAACGGGAGTACCTGGGCGACGATCTCAAGGAGGTCGGGCTGTAA
- a CDS encoding 4Fe-4S double cluster binding domain-containing protein encodes MDTQQLKSFAVDQGVTLVRVADLDRLRGIETNPPDLLDGFTRAVSMAVALSDAVIETIDGWPTPIYASHYSRVNALLDEAALKVSRAIEEAGFKAMPLPASQVLDTARNMSFLSHKAVAVAAGIGWQGKSLLTVSPQFGPRIRLVTVLTDAPLAPDEPLKNRCGSCTKCTEACPAGAIRNVNTETHYSSRHEALHFERCVHHVREVCAKMEHIGSSICGVCIRVCPWGGKRKKNAA; translated from the coding sequence ATGGATACCCAACAACTCAAATCCTTTGCCGTGGACCAGGGCGTCACCCTGGTGCGCGTGGCGGACCTCGACCGGCTGCGCGGGATCGAGACCAATCCGCCCGACCTGCTCGACGGGTTCACCCGCGCCGTGTCCATGGCCGTGGCCTTGAGCGACGCCGTCATCGAGACCATCGACGGCTGGCCCACGCCCATATACGCATCCCACTACTCCCGGGTGAACGCGCTGCTGGACGAGGCGGCCCTGAAGGTCTCGCGAGCCATCGAGGAGGCGGGCTTCAAGGCCATGCCCCTGCCCGCCAGCCAGGTGCTGGATACGGCCCGGAACATGTCCTTCCTCTCGCACAAGGCCGTGGCCGTGGCCGCGGGCATCGGCTGGCAGGGAAAGAGCCTGCTGACCGTCAGCCCGCAGTTCGGCCCGCGCATCCGGCTGGTCACGGTGCTCACCGACGCCCCGCTGGCCCCGGACGAGCCGCTGAAGAACCGCTGCGGCTCGTGCACCAAGTGCACCGAGGCCTGCCCTGCCGGTGCCATCCGCAACGTGAATACCGAGACCCACTATTCCTCGCGCCACGAGGCCCTGCACTTCGAGCGGTGCGTGCACCACGTCCGCGAGGTCTGCGCCAAGATGGAGCATATCGGCTCCTCCATCTGCGGAGTCTGCATCCGGGTCTGCCCCTGGGGCGGAAAACGGAAGAAAAATGCGGCCTGA
- a CDS encoding ATP-binding protein: MEDFTYENLGICYWNGSIGPFNVGLVGTGSMLKVMLDIIYNETFREFLPEMRLAAISNADPAKKLPEDCETCPVYRDYAEMLAAHPEINLVIEITGEREISSGLRRTLPDSVALLDHRDIIFLCGLHDMAVVKGNYMASLDHQRTLIQSIIDEIREDIFLLDKSGNIQDLNRTVWQRAGVTRKELLGQPCWKAARLRDGSCFCNQLDPVCPFHKTLLSGKKEESMVTRVNGSGLLQYYRLYAYPIFDMRGNMSHIMVMHRDITERTRREKYQQQQDKFAIIGEISTYLAHEIRNPLYAVGGFANALLRSPKLDTQEREKVQIIVDETKRLDKLLTNMLNFVRPSHGPEGTVDIVAVCRDVAELMDVGYGRQGYNIEVQAGEHLPSVLGDADSLKQCLVNILKNSIEAMPEGGDITLDAAMDGGEVVLSIIDRGKGMNETELDRAFNPFYSTKDEGNGLGLPLIKKIVEEAGGSVTLASKPGKGTTVTLRLQPALDVDLAAKAAEADF; this comes from the coding sequence ATGGAAGACTTCACCTACGAGAACCTCGGCATCTGCTACTGGAACGGCTCCATCGGCCCCTTCAACGTCGGCCTGGTGGGAACCGGCTCCATGCTCAAGGTCATGCTCGACATCATCTACAACGAAACCTTCCGCGAATTCCTGCCGGAGATGCGCCTGGCGGCCATCAGCAACGCCGATCCGGCCAAGAAGTTGCCCGAGGACTGCGAGACCTGCCCGGTCTACCGGGACTATGCCGAGATGCTCGCGGCCCACCCGGAGATCAACCTGGTCATCGAGATCACCGGCGAACGGGAGATCAGCTCCGGCCTGCGCCGGACCCTGCCCGACTCCGTGGCCCTCCTGGACCACCGGGACATCATCTTCCTGTGCGGCCTGCACGACATGGCCGTGGTCAAGGGCAACTACATGGCCAGCCTGGACCACCAGCGGACGCTCATCCAGTCCATCATCGACGAGATCCGAGAGGACATCTTCCTGCTCGACAAGAGCGGCAACATCCAGGACCTGAACCGCACGGTCTGGCAGCGGGCGGGCGTGACCCGCAAGGAGCTGCTCGGGCAGCCGTGCTGGAAGGCGGCGCGGCTGCGCGACGGGTCCTGCTTCTGCAACCAGCTCGACCCGGTCTGCCCCTTCCACAAGACCCTGCTCAGCGGGAAGAAGGAGGAGTCCATGGTAACCCGGGTCAACGGCAGCGGCCTGCTCCAGTACTACCGGCTCTATGCCTACCCCATCTTCGACATGCGCGGGAACATGTCCCACATCATGGTCATGCACCGCGACATCACCGAGCGCACCCGGCGCGAGAAGTACCAGCAGCAGCAGGACAAGTTCGCCATCATCGGCGAAATCTCCACCTACCTGGCCCACGAGATCCGCAACCCGCTGTACGCGGTGGGCGGGTTTGCCAACGCCCTGCTCCGCTCGCCCAAGCTGGACACCCAGGAGCGGGAAAAGGTCCAGATCATCGTGGACGAGACCAAGCGCCTCGACAAGCTGCTGACCAACATGCTCAACTTCGTGCGCCCGTCCCACGGCCCGGAGGGGACCGTGGACATCGTGGCCGTGTGCCGCGACGTAGCCGAGCTCATGGACGTGGGCTACGGAAGGCAGGGGTACAATATCGAGGTCCAGGCCGGGGAGCACCTGCCCTCGGTCCTGGGCGACGCCGATTCGCTCAAGCAGTGCCTGGTGAACATCCTGAAGAACTCCATCGAGGCCATGCCCGAGGGGGGAGACATCACCCTGGACGCCGCCATGGACGGGGGCGAGGTGGTCCTGAGCATCATCGACCGGGGCAAGGGCATGAACGAGACCGAACTGGACCGCGCCTTCAACCCCTTCTACTCCACCAAGGACGAGGGCAACGGCCTGGGACTGCCGCTGATCAAGAAGATCGTGGAGGAAGCGGGCGGCAGCGTCACCCTGGCCAGCAAGCCCGGCAAGGGAACCACCGTGACCCTGCGGTTGCAGCCAGCCCTGGACGTGGACCTGGCGGCCAAGGCCGCGGAAGCCGATTTCTAG
- a CDS encoding cation:proton antiporter gives MGLTADIILLIVFAFFCGLGAQRLGQPLILGYILAGVLLGPHTGGLTITDTHEIELLAEIGIALLLFALGLEFSLKDLKPVKLIALIGTPLQMLLTMFLGVAVGQYMGLDFKSALWLGALASFSSTMVILKTLMNQGWLGTLSSKVMIGMLIVQDLAVVPMMIILPELNDPVVGLPKLGLAALKAAGFLGATILLGTRLLPWILSFIARLGSRELFLLAIAAIGLGVGYLTYLAGLSFALGAFVAGMVLSESDYGHQALSDIIPLRDIFGLLFFSSVGMLFDPYFMVVHYKQVFWLLLVLCVGKGAIFVVLAKLFRYRNVVPLAVGLGLFQVGEFSFVLARLGLSSGSIDHELYSLILTVTIISMVLTPIISGQTARLYGLRKKWFRQEQLESTNIPDKGLDGHVVILGAGRVGLQISQILSRLDRPHVLVELDHRRFEQAKKTGIPAVYGDASHEVVLDAAGIGTAVLLVVTVPDMVTTRAIIQNARHRNPELQIIARSSSPDNMQVMKDMGVSETVLPELEASLEMSRQSLLRLKMSPMEVQRHTDKVRQELYSVLSDTNDGYRELVQLRGAEHQFDLQWVKLAAASGLAGKSIGESNVRKTTGASIVGVVRNGDLKTNPDASFVLEAGDLIAVIGGDADRLRFCSLSKHGNEEAVQCG, from the coding sequence ATGGGCTTGACGGCCGACATCATTCTTCTCATTGTCTTTGCCTTCTTCTGCGGGCTGGGCGCGCAGCGGCTGGGGCAGCCCCTGATTCTCGGCTACATCCTGGCGGGCGTGCTGCTGGGACCGCACACCGGCGGGCTGACCATCACGGACACCCACGAGATCGAGCTGCTGGCCGAGATCGGCATAGCCCTGCTCCTGTTCGCCCTGGGGCTGGAATTCTCCCTCAAGGACCTCAAGCCGGTGAAGCTGATCGCGCTCATCGGAACGCCGTTGCAGATGCTTCTGACCATGTTCCTGGGCGTGGCCGTGGGCCAGTACATGGGGCTGGACTTCAAGTCCGCCCTGTGGCTCGGCGCGCTGGCCTCCTTCTCCTCCACCATGGTCATCCTCAAGACGCTCATGAACCAGGGCTGGCTCGGCACCCTGTCGAGCAAGGTCATGATCGGCATGCTCATCGTCCAGGATCTGGCCGTGGTGCCGATGATGATCATCCTGCCGGAGCTGAACGATCCCGTGGTGGGGCTGCCCAAGCTCGGGCTGGCCGCCCTCAAGGCGGCCGGGTTCCTGGGGGCCACCATCCTGCTCGGCACCCGGCTGCTGCCGTGGATTCTGTCCTTCATCGCCCGCCTCGGCTCGCGCGAGCTGTTCCTGCTGGCCATCGCGGCCATCGGCCTGGGCGTGGGCTACCTGACCTACCTGGCCGGGCTCTCCTTCGCCCTGGGCGCGTTCGTGGCGGGCATGGTCCTCAGCGAATCCGACTACGGCCACCAGGCGTTGAGCGACATCATCCCGCTGCGCGACATCTTCGGGCTGCTCTTCTTCTCCTCGGTGGGCATGCTCTTCGATCCCTACTTCATGGTCGTGCACTACAAGCAGGTCTTCTGGCTGCTGCTGGTGCTCTGCGTGGGCAAGGGCGCGATCTTCGTCGTGCTGGCCAAGCTCTTCCGCTACCGCAACGTGGTGCCCCTGGCCGTGGGCCTCGGTCTGTTCCAGGTCGGCGAGTTCTCCTTCGTGCTGGCGCGGCTCGGCCTGTCCTCCGGGTCCATCGACCACGAGCTCTATTCCCTGATCCTGACCGTGACGATCATCTCCATGGTCCTGACCCCGATCATCTCGGGCCAGACCGCCCGGCTTTACGGGCTGCGCAAGAAGTGGTTCCGCCAGGAGCAGCTGGAGTCCACCAACATCCCCGACAAGGGGCTGGACGGTCACGTGGTCATTCTCGGCGCGGGCAGGGTGGGGCTGCAGATTTCCCAGATCCTGAGTAGGCTGGACCGCCCCCACGTCCTGGTGGAGCTGGACCACAGGCGGTTCGAGCAGGCCAAGAAGACCGGCATCCCGGCGGTCTACGGCGACGCCAGCCACGAGGTGGTGCTGGACGCGGCGGGCATCGGCACGGCCGTTCTCCTGGTGGTCACCGTGCCGGACATGGTCACCACCCGCGCCATCATCCAGAACGCCCGGCACCGCAATCCGGAGCTGCAGATCATCGCCCGTTCGTCCTCTCCGGACAACATGCAGGTCATGAAGGACATGGGCGTGTCCGAAACCGTGCTGCCGGAGCTGGAGGCGAGCCTGGAGATGTCGCGCCAGTCGCTGCTCAGGCTCAAGATGTCCCCCATGGAGGTCCAGCGGCACACGGACAAGGTGCGCCAGGAACTCTATTCCGTGCTCAGCGACACCAACGACGGCTACCGGGAGCTGGTCCAGCTCCGGGGCGCGGAGCACCAGTTCGACCTGCAATGGGTCAAGCTGGCCGCGGCCAGCGGGCTGGCGGGCAAGTCCATCGGTGAGAGCAACGTGCGCAAGACCACGGGTGCGTCCATCGTGGGCGTGGTCCGAAACGGCGACCTCAAGACCAACCCGGACGCTTCCTTCGTGCTGGAGGCAGGGGACCTCATTGCCGTCATCGGCGGCGACGCGGACCGGCTGCGCTTTTGCTCCCTGTCCAAACATGGCAACGAGGAAGCGGTCCAGTGCGGCTGA
- a CDS encoding CoB--CoM heterodisulfide reductase iron-sulfur subunit B family protein produces MRYAYYPGCSLTESAREFDVSTRLVMERLGCELVEIPDWTCCGASAAEPVSRLMNYALPARNLAIAEQDMDGMDVLAPCAACYLNLLKVGREAVGDRHLHGRINEVLAASGLVYRGKARVRHLLDVLKNDVGAKIVEQKVTDSLKGMKIAPYYGCQILRPYPVFDDPGKPVSMEPFIEAMGGEVHRWDMGNRCCGASLMVGHPEVAIRSVAEILNAARGADAIATVCPLCQMNLEAYQAKAARAGGRRVPVLYLTQLMGLAMGLDDKAMRLSDNLTMTPAVRRGIAARAWAEPAPGQGAETVEASG; encoded by the coding sequence ATGAGATATGCCTACTACCCGGGGTGCTCCCTGACGGAGAGCGCCCGCGAATTCGACGTCTCCACCCGGCTGGTCATGGAGCGGCTCGGCTGCGAACTGGTCGAGATCCCGGACTGGACCTGCTGCGGTGCGAGCGCCGCCGAGCCGGTGAGCCGGCTCATGAACTACGCGCTGCCCGCGCGCAACCTGGCCATCGCGGAGCAGGACATGGACGGCATGGACGTCCTGGCCCCGTGCGCGGCCTGCTACCTGAACCTGCTCAAGGTGGGCAGGGAGGCGGTCGGCGACCGGCACCTGCATGGCCGGATCAACGAGGTCCTGGCCGCGTCCGGCCTGGTCTACCGGGGCAAGGCGCGGGTCCGCCACCTGCTCGACGTGCTGAAAAACGACGTGGGCGCGAAGATCGTCGAGCAGAAGGTCACGGACTCCCTCAAGGGCATGAAGATCGCGCCCTACTACGGGTGCCAGATCCTGCGCCCGTACCCGGTGTTCGACGATCCCGGCAAGCCGGTCTCCATGGAGCCGTTCATCGAGGCCATGGGCGGCGAGGTCCATCGCTGGGACATGGGCAACCGGTGCTGCGGGGCCTCGCTCATGGTCGGCCATCCCGAGGTGGCCATCCGGTCCGTGGCCGAAATCCTGAACGCGGCTCGGGGGGCGGACGCCATCGCCACGGTCTGCCCCCTGTGCCAGATGAACCTGGAGGCCTACCAGGCCAAGGCGGCCAGGGCGGGCGGCCGAAGGGTCCCGGTCCTGTACCTGACCCAGCTCATGGGACTGGCCATGGGGCTGGACGACAAGGCCATGCGCCTTTCGGACAACCTGACCATGACCCCGGCGGTGCGCCGGGGCATTGCAGCCAGGGCGTGGGCCGAGCCCGCGCCCGGACAAGGTGCGGAAACTGTCGAGGCGAGCGGATAA
- a CDS encoding sigma-54-dependent transcriptional regulator — protein MTRIRILVVDDEHDFLKLIKRRLTKRNVDVETVTNGEDALAFLAEHPVDVVILDVRMPGLSGIDTLKEIRKRFRDLEVIMLTGHGSMQSGIEGINLGAYDYILKPFSIDNLLDRIRAAHEHARLRIERRAQQ, from the coding sequence ATGACCAGAATCCGCATTCTCGTGGTGGACGACGAGCACGACTTCCTGAAGCTCATCAAGCGCAGGCTGACCAAGCGCAACGTGGACGTGGAGACCGTGACCAACGGCGAGGACGCCCTGGCGTTCCTGGCCGAACACCCCGTGGACGTGGTCATTCTCGACGTGCGCATGCCCGGCCTGTCCGGCATCGACACCCTGAAGGAGATCCGCAAGCGGTTCCGCGACCTGGAGGTCATCATGCTCACCGGTCACGGCTCCATGCAGTCCGGCATCGAGGGCATCAACCTCGGGGCCTACGACTACATCCTCAAGCCGTTCTCCATCGACAATCTTCTTGATCGCATCCGGGCCGCCCACGAGCACGCCCGGCTGCGGATCGAGCGGCGGGCCCAGCAATGA